A region from the Triticum aestivum cultivar Chinese Spring chromosome 3D, IWGSC CS RefSeq v2.1, whole genome shotgun sequence genome encodes:
- the LOC123079133 gene encoding indole-3-glycerol phosphate synthase, chloroplastic isoform X1 — protein MEALATAPAPSRPGLPPPTRCSHLLRPKALTTSKLPRRVIAALHMDGACAAPLCCTPAETDAAATTSDQTETVVEATEQGNNGAPAADAPAASIEGLDGIKIRRRPVTGPSGHHVGPFQFRLENVGNTPRNILEKIVWNKDVEIWQMKEKMPLYRLKGLLDNAPPARDFVAALKASYDRTAVPALIAEVKKASPSQGVLRKNFDPVEIAQAYEKNGAACLKFFQVNSFFSRRFGSLFSYAVELSVPKILGFL, from the exons ATGGAGGCGCTCGCTACCGCACCCGCGCCGTCACGTCCAGGCCTCCCACCCCCGACCCGCTGCTCCCATCTCCTCCGCCCCAAAGCCCTAACCACCTCCAAGCTCCCTCGCCGCGTCATCGCCGCCCTTCACATGGACGGCGCCTGCGCCGCACCTCTTTGCTGCACTCCCGCTGAGACG GATGCGGCGGCGACGACCTCGGACCAGACTGAGACGGTGGTCGAAGCCACCGAGCAGGGCAACAACGGGGCCCCGGCGGCGGACGCCCCCGCCGCCagcatcgaggggctcgacgggaTAAAGATCCGGAGGCGCCCGGTCACAGGCCCGTCCGGGCACCACGTGGGCCCCTTCCAGTTCCGCCTCGAGAACGTGGGGAATACGCCGCGCAACATCCTCGAGAAAATTGTCTGGAACAAGGACGTTGAGATTTGGCAG ATGAAGGAGAAAATGCCCTTGTACAGGCTGAAAGGTCTGCTGGACAATGCGCCTCCGGCCAGGGACTTTGTTGCTGCGCTGAAAGCGTCGTATGATCGGACTGCTGTGCCTGCTCTGATTGCGGAGGTTAAGAAGGCTTCGCCAAGCCAGGGGGTTCTCAGGAAGAATTTCGACCCG GTCGAGATCGCTCAAGCATACGAGAAAAATGGAGCAGCATGCTTAAAATTCTTTCAGGTTAATAGTTTCTTCTCTAGGAGATTTGGATCCTTATTTTCATATGCTGTGGAGTTATCTGTACCGAAGATACTTGGCTTCCTTTGA
- the LOC123079133 gene encoding indole-3-glycerol phosphate synthase, chloroplastic isoform X2, with product MEALATAPAPSRPGLPPPTRCSHLLRPKALTTSKLPRRVIAALHMDGACAAPLCCTPAETDAAATTSDQTETVVEATEQGNNGAPAADAPAASIEGLDGIKIRRRPVTGPSGHHVGPFQFRLENVGNTPRNILEKIVWNKDVEIWQMKEKMPLYRLKGLLDNAPPARDFVAALKASYDRTAVPALIAEVKKASPSQGVLRKNFDPVEIAQAYEKNGAACLKFFQGSFDYLEAIRNAGVKN from the exons ATGGAGGCGCTCGCTACCGCACCCGCGCCGTCACGTCCAGGCCTCCCACCCCCGACCCGCTGCTCCCATCTCCTCCGCCCCAAAGCCCTAACCACCTCCAAGCTCCCTCGCCGCGTCATCGCCGCCCTTCACATGGACGGCGCCTGCGCCGCACCTCTTTGCTGCACTCCCGCTGAGACG GATGCGGCGGCGACGACCTCGGACCAGACTGAGACGGTGGTCGAAGCCACCGAGCAGGGCAACAACGGGGCCCCGGCGGCGGACGCCCCCGCCGCCagcatcgaggggctcgacgggaTAAAGATCCGGAGGCGCCCGGTCACAGGCCCGTCCGGGCACCACGTGGGCCCCTTCCAGTTCCGCCTCGAGAACGTGGGGAATACGCCGCGCAACATCCTCGAGAAAATTGTCTGGAACAAGGACGTTGAGATTTGGCAG ATGAAGGAGAAAATGCCCTTGTACAGGCTGAAAGGTCTGCTGGACAATGCGCCTCCGGCCAGGGACTTTGTTGCTGCGCTGAAAGCGTCGTATGATCGGACTGCTGTGCCTGCTCTGATTGCGGAGGTTAAGAAGGCTTCGCCAAGCCAGGGGGTTCTCAGGAAGAATTTCGACCCG GTCGAGATCGCTCAAGCATACGAGAAAAATGGAGCAGCATGCTTAAAATTCTTTCAG GGAAGTTTCGACTACTTGGAGGCTATACGCAATGCTGGAGTAAAG AATTAA